One window of the Emcibacter sp. genome contains the following:
- a CDS encoding ATP-binding protein has protein sequence MRICRFLSMLFIILTVAAQVGNVLWADDIDHGSEDAALTAGVLGAIREQIDSDPQQALHRTRDILEKKNSALSLQEKVELMGLQSGAQARLGNFKSGLETGRQALEMAANGDVTDRTIAYVYHSIGRNLEGLGQLPEAMKSYQRAYEKYDRAGDQRGLASSNLNFAGLFVGAKLFDKAIVEYEKALKLLDPEKDIFLYTRTLNNLGFTHVENGTATQALGYLDMARELAQKMGNELAIAYTFENSGEVLYYSGQYERAAEYLLFALGEAQKSGLEPLETVAYHFLGMVEFDRGNIEDAEYYADKAVQIAEKNEDAINLAKIYGLLSKLAREQRDYKEALRYQDLTLQYEDNLASENIVKALSLLETEFQLKERQQQIELLQRDNEIQRLSLKEQETFRFMGIGLVIVLCFSVGVLLYILRIKSQATALARVREKDLLESKLSAEAANQAKSEFLSYMSHELRTPLNAVMGFSETLRLQVFGELNAKQKEYIDHIHEGAALLLKLINDLLHLSKIETGAVELDLRPCDVGEVVHDVVPMVQHLIKRKQVQLHEGKIPEGLAPVLIDKIRLEQVLVNLISNAVKYGRDDGSVWLSVEKKNDGHVRISVKDDGIGISPDQFGNVFMPFNRAGMEQSGIEGTGAGLSIAKSLVEAMKGGIGFESTLGTGSCFWIDLPMEAGE, from the coding sequence ATGCGGATTTGTCGTTTTCTCAGTATGTTGTTTATTATCCTGACAGTTGCGGCGCAGGTTGGCAATGTCCTGTGGGCGGATGATATTGATCATGGCTCTGAAGATGCGGCCCTGACAGCCGGGGTTCTGGGAGCTATCCGGGAACAGATTGACTCCGACCCGCAGCAGGCCCTGCACAGAACCCGGGACATTCTGGAAAAGAAGAACAGCGCGCTTTCCCTTCAGGAAAAAGTTGAATTGATGGGACTCCAGTCAGGTGCCCAGGCCAGACTTGGAAATTTCAAATCAGGCTTAGAGACAGGGCGCCAGGCCCTTGAGATGGCGGCAAACGGCGATGTGACAGACAGGACAATCGCCTATGTCTATCACAGTATCGGCCGGAACCTGGAGGGTCTGGGGCAGCTGCCAGAGGCAATGAAGTCCTACCAGCGCGCCTACGAAAAATATGACCGGGCCGGGGATCAGAGAGGCCTGGCCTCGTCAAATCTGAATTTTGCCGGCCTGTTTGTCGGAGCGAAGCTGTTTGACAAGGCGATTGTCGAGTATGAAAAAGCGCTTAAACTTCTGGACCCGGAAAAAGATATTTTTCTTTATACCAGGACATTGAATAATCTGGGCTTCACGCATGTGGAAAACGGTACCGCAACCCAGGCCCTGGGGTATCTGGATATGGCGCGTGAACTGGCGCAGAAAATGGGGAATGAGCTTGCCATTGCCTATACCTTCGAAAATTCAGGCGAGGTTCTTTATTATTCCGGACAGTATGAGAGAGCGGCGGAATACCTTCTTTTTGCCCTTGGGGAAGCACAGAAAAGCGGTCTCGAACCACTTGAGACTGTCGCTTATCATTTTCTGGGTATGGTGGAATTTGACAGGGGTAACATAGAGGACGCGGAATATTACGCCGACAAGGCAGTTCAGATTGCCGAAAAGAACGAGGACGCCATCAATCTGGCAAAAATCTACGGGCTATTGTCAAAGCTCGCCCGTGAACAACGGGATTATAAAGAGGCGCTTCGCTATCAGGACCTGACCCTGCAATATGAAGACAATCTTGCCAGCGAGAATATCGTCAAGGCGCTCTCCCTGCTGGAAACGGAATTCCAGCTAAAGGAACGCCAGCAGCAGATTGAATTGTTACAGCGGGACAATGAAATCCAGCGGCTGTCATTGAAGGAACAGGAAACTTTCCGTTTTATGGGAATCGGTCTGGTGATCGTCCTGTGTTTCAGTGTGGGGGTTCTGCTTTATATCCTGCGGATCAAATCCCAGGCAACTGCGCTTGCAAGGGTGCGGGAAAAGGATCTTCTGGAATCAAAATTGTCTGCAGAAGCCGCCAATCAGGCCAAGTCTGAATTTCTGTCCTATATGAGCCATGAATTGCGCACGCCCCTGAATGCGGTGATGGGATTCTCGGAAACATTGCGGCTGCAGGTATTCGGGGAACTGAACGCCAAACAAAAAGAGTATATTGATCATATTCATGAAGGGGCGGCCCTGCTGCTGAAACTGATCAACGATCTGCTGCATCTGTCAAAAATTGAAACAGGAGCGGTGGAGCTTGATCTCAGGCCGTGTGATGTCGGGGAAGTTGTCCATGATGTTGTGCCTATGGTCCAGCATCTTATCAAGAGGAAGCAGGTTCAGCTTCACGAGGGTAAGATACCCGAGGGACTTGCTCCTGTTTTGATTGACAAGATCCGTCTGGAACAGGTCCTCGTCAACCTGATTTCCAATGCGGTCAAATATGGGCGGGATGACGGCAGTGTCTGGTTGTCGGTGGAAAAAAAGAATGATGGCCATGTGCGCATCAGTGTGAAAGATGATGGCATAGGTATTTCGCCGGACCAGTTCGGCAATGTCTTTATGCCGTTCAACCGGGCGGGCATGGAACAGTCGGGTATCGAGGGAACTGGTGCCGGCCTGTCAATTGCCAAATCCCTGGTCGAGGCCATGAAGGGTGGAATCGGCTTTGAAAGCACCCTCGGTACGGGATCCTGTTTCTGGATTGACCTGCCGATGGAAGCCGGAGAATAA